The following coding sequences are from one Arachis hypogaea cultivar Tifrunner chromosome 7, arahy.Tifrunner.gnm2.J5K5, whole genome shotgun sequence window:
- the LOC112702281 gene encoding GDSL esterase/lipase At2g42990 — protein sequence MKQFIKHMVRITYPALSWLLLPALLTIMVTIPTSEANRKTSKVPAVIVFGDSSVDSGNNNVILTVLKSNFRPYGRDFEGGQPTGRFCNGRVPPDFIAEAFGVKRSIPAYLDPAFDIDDFATGVCFASAGTGYDNATSHVLNVIPLWKELELYKEYQVKLREHLGVEKANHIIREALYLMSLGTNDFLENYYIFPTRRTQFTVTQYQDFLLGIAENFIRELYALGARKLSITGLVPMGCLPLERATNIFGDHACNDEYNDVALGFNAKLENLISKLNRHLPQLKAVSANAYDILDDIIKRPSTYGYEEVEKACCSTGTFEMSYLCSDKNPLTCTDASKYVFWDAFHPTEKTNQIVSNYLIPKLLAYFR from the exons ATGAAACAATTTATCAAACACATGGTGCGCATAACATATCCGGCATTGTCATGGCTACTACTCCCAGCATTATTAACTATTATGGTTACGATTCCAACCTCGGAGGCTAACAGGAAAACAAGTAAGGTTCCAGCAGTGATAGTTTTCGGAGATTCATCGGTGGATTCGGGGAACAACAACGTGATCTTGACGGTTCTAAAGAGCAATTTCAGGCCATATGGGCGTGACTTTGAAGGAGGACAACCAACAGGAAGGTTCTGTAATGGAAGGGTTCCGCCGGATTTCATCGCCGAGGCGTTTGGGGTGAAGAGATCAATTCCGGCATACTTAGATCCTGCGTTTGACATTGATGATTTTGCCACTGGGGTTTGTTTTGCTTCTGCTGGAACCGGATATGATAATGCTACTTCTCATGTACTT AATGTAATACCATTGTGGAAAGAATTGGAGTTGTACAAGGAGTACCAAGTAAAATTGAGAGAGCATCTTGGAGTAGAGAAGGCAAATCATATCATAAGAGAAGCTTTATATCTTATGAGCTTAGGAACCAATGATTTTCTTGAGAACTATTACATTTTCCCAACTAGAAGAACTCAATTCACAGTTACACAATACCAAGATTTTCTATTGGGAATTGCTGAGAATTTCATTAGGGAATTGTATGCACTTGGAGCAAGAAAATTATCCATAACTGGCCTTGTTCCTATGGGGTGTCTCCCATTGGAGAGGGCTACAAATATCTTTGGTGACCATGCTTGCAATGATGAATATAACGATGTGGCTTTGGGGTTCAATGCCAAGTTGGAGAATTTGATCTCAAAGCTTAATAGGCACCTGCCACAATTGAAAGCAGTTTCAGCAAATGCATATGACATACTTGATGATATCATTAAAAGGCCTTCCACATATG GGTATGAGGAGGTAGAGAAGGCATGTTGTTCAACAGGAACATTTGAAATGAGCTATTTATGCAGTGACAAGAATCCACTTACATGCACTGATGCCTCCAAATATGTCTTTTGGGATGCCTTTCATCCTACCGAGAAGACTAACCAAAttgtttctaattatttgattccAAAGCTTCTTGCATATTTTAGATGA